Proteins encoded together in one Dehalococcoidia bacterium window:
- a CDS encoding DegT/DnrJ/EryC1/StrS family aminotransferase, with amino-acid sequence MIRIAQPIIGEEERRAVLRVLDSGQLVNGPVTRELERRFAAEVSGTAEAVAVANGTAALHLALLAHGIGPGDEVITTPFTFQATANMVLATGARPVFVDVKEDGNIDESLIEAAITPRTKAILPVHLYGRLCDIDAIEGIARQHGLALIEDAAQAHGARRSGRRAGAAGTGCFSLYATKNMTSGEGGVVTTDDASLAARLRLLRSHGEESRYSSSILGFNYRMTEFQAALALAQLDRLGALNARRRQNALYLSQRLRGLVLPPCPEDEGMVWHLYTVRVPRDRDGLAAWLAGRGIQTGIYYPTPIPDQPLYRGLGYSGDTVPAARRLAAEVLSLPVHPGLSREDLDAIVAAVNEWTAEHAAE; translated from the coding sequence ATGATCCGCATCGCCCAGCCCATCATCGGTGAGGAAGAGCGCAGGGCGGTCCTACGAGTGCTGGACTCCGGCCAGCTGGTCAACGGGCCCGTCACCCGCGAGCTAGAGCGTCGCTTCGCTGCGGAAGTCAGCGGTACTGCCGAGGCGGTCGCCGTCGCGAACGGGACGGCAGCGCTGCACCTGGCCCTGCTCGCCCACGGCATCGGCCCGGGCGATGAGGTAATCACCACCCCCTTTACCTTCCAGGCGACCGCGAACATGGTCCTCGCCACCGGCGCCAGGCCCGTGTTCGTCGACGTCAAGGAAGACGGCAACATCGACGAATCGCTCATCGAAGCAGCGATCACGCCGCGCACGAAAGCCATCCTGCCGGTGCACCTGTACGGCCGCCTCTGCGACATCGACGCCATCGAAGGCATCGCGCGGCAGCACGGCCTGGCGCTAATCGAGGACGCCGCCCAGGCTCACGGCGCACGGCGATCCGGCCGCCGGGCCGGGGCCGCCGGGACCGGCTGCTTCTCTCTCTACGCCACCAAGAACATGACCTCTGGCGAAGGCGGCGTAGTCACGACCGACGACGCCTCGCTCGCAGCGCGCCTCCGTCTCCTGCGCTCCCACGGCGAGGAGTCCCGCTACAGCAGCTCCATCCTGGGCTTCAACTACCGGATGACGGAGTTCCAGGCGGCGCTCGCCCTGGCCCAGCTTGACCGGTTGGGCGCCCTCAACGCCCGACGACGCCAGAATGCCCTCTACCTATCGCAGCGCCTGAGGGGGCTCGTCCTGCCGCCCTGTCCGGAGGACGAAGGCATGGTCTGGCACCTGTACACCGTCCGCGTGCCCCGGGACCGGGACGGCCTCGCCGCCTGGCTCGCCGGGCGCGGCATCCAGACCGGCATCTACTACCCGACGCCCATCCCGGACCAGCCTCTCTACCGCGGCCTCGGCTACAGCGGCGACACTGTGCCCGCCGCGCGGCGGCTGGCGGCCGAGGTGCTGTCACTGCCCGTGCACCCCGGGC